In Castor canadensis chromosome 6, mCasCan1.hap1v2, whole genome shotgun sequence, the genomic window ATTTCCCCTGTAGGAGCTAGGGGCCCTAACTGCACCCAATGTCCAGTGCTGGCCCACCTCAAAGAGTCCTGTCCTTAAGGCCTGGAAGGCCACACTGAAGGTGAGCGCACTGCCCTTCCGGGAGAAGCCAAGGTTGTTGAGGGGAGTGTGGCAAACGATGGAGTCCAGGGCTGCTTGCATGGCCCGGCGCTCCTCCTCACACAGCTGCTTTCCTGGGGGCAGAAACAGGCACTGGTGAACACTGGATAGCTTTCCTCAGCTCCCTTGGGCCTTCACCAGCATGGTCATGTGATCCACAAGCCATTCTGTAGAGTAAACTGAGGAAATGTTACCTTTTGCCAAGGGTTGTAGGTGACAGCAGCTAACACTGTTTGCTGAGGTCAGTTCTAACCACACTACTTGTTAAATCTGCATAATACCAGGAGGTGTTAGTTGCCCTATTTTAGATATGAAGACCAAGTCCTAGAGAGCTTAagtaacttacccaaggtcacagaacTAGCAAATGAGAAAGGTATAACTCATATCAGAGAGCACAGCTCCAGTGTCTATGCTGTTCATTTCACTGTAGCCCACTCCCTTTCTAAACACTGTTCATGACACTGGGAAGACCACCCAGATGGTCACACAAGTAGCCAGAGCTACCTGCCACCAACAACCCACTGGGGTAGGGCTAGCACCAGATCAGAGCTGTTCTCACTGTCATACCTTgacctcccttcccttcccattctaGGGGACAAGGTCCAGACGTGGCAGCTGACCCACCAGCCTGTGCATGCTCTGGGGTCCACACGAGCCTCACAGCAAGGAAGTCTTGGAGATTGTTGAGCAGTGTATAGGTGACAGTGAAACGCTCGTAGGTCCGAACAGGAGACTCACAAGAAGCAGTCATCACAAAGCAGGGACGGTCAAGGCGGACACTGGGCAGGCTAGGAGCAAGGAGAGAAGGAGGCTGTATGTGTATGTCAAACAAAGGTGAGCAGGACAGAGCCTGGCAGGTGTTCCCACACACTCACCGATAGTGGGTATAGATGCTCTGAGTGAAGGGTAGCTTTGGGGTAGACCACTGAACCACAGCAATCAGGGGAACTTCAAGGCCCTGGTGGTTGGACAAAGGCAAACTTTCCATGTGTCAGTTCTCCTGGCCTTGGTCTTTCCCTCCCACTGCCTTTTCCTacccttttttttcttgaacACACCAGCCCCTTATGCTCACCTCCTTGGCCCCGGGAGGGGGCTGCTCATCCCCTCTCAGCTGAAATAGGAAGTTGTGTTCCTCCAGGGCACTAAGTGGGCAAGGGAAGCAGCCAGAGGTGCCAGGGAGCCGGCAGAAGGAGCCCATGGAGACTTCCCCAGACTGGTGACTGGTTCAGAAGAGAGGAAGGCAAGCCATGATTCTTCCATGTCACTGTTCTTGACCCCACTGCTTCACAGTTCTGCCCCTCCCCAGGACCTTACCACACGTTGTCCACCAGCAACACAGAGCCGTCAGGCATGACAGGTAGATAACTGGCATTGAAGTTGGGAAGGACTCGGATATCCCAGATGGAGATTTCCTCCTGGGAGGAGCTATTCAGCACTGTGGGAGGTAACCAGCCCTGCTCAGAATAGCCAGACCCCTCAGGCTCCTCAGGCCAAGAAACATGGACTGATCCCCACCACCCTGACTAACCACCATCCAATCAACCCCTTGCTGCTTTCCAAGACTTGAACCAGCAGATCCGCTCACCCTTGAGCACAGTCAAGTGTTTTCCAGCCACAGTGAACTGCCGGCATTTCAGAACTGGTGGAGGCAGCAGCGTCAGCAGGGTGCTCACTGCAAAGAGGgccaggaaagaaaagagggtcTGGCGCAGACCCTACCTCCAACCCACAGTTCTCACCTAGCAATATTACCCATCCCTCTACTCTGTCCCCCAAATCCCAGAATCCAGCCTTTTCCCTCTGCAGTCTCCTCCACACCTTGGGCCTTGAATGCACTCTGCTCGCCCCGGAAGGTCTCTCCAGGAGATCGTGTCTGCAACAAGCGCAGGTAGCCTTGATCTCTGACCTCTGGTGCCTCAACCTCCCGCTTCCACACAGTCACTACAATCTACAGGAGACAAGGGACCACATAGTCAAGAGACTGACAGCAGGCCCTTGAAAGGGTGTCTGAATTAGGACAGCAGCTCCACCCTTACCATCTTACCTTGGCCTTGGGTGTCCCTGGGGGCAGTCTATCCAGTGAAACAGTGAGAGGGAAGATGACCTCATCTGTGGACACAATCGGTTCCTCCACAGGCAGCTGGGGTTGTGCAAAGAGGTGAAGAGGTCAAGAGAGAGTCAAAGAGGTAGCTGTCACCATTCCCTTTAATACCCGCAGGGCAGTCCTTCGTGTCCTCCCTTCACTGCCACCTGCCTCTAGTCTTCCATTTCCCAAATTGCCTTTGGCGCCCAGCAGACCTGCCCCCCAGCCCAGTGCGATGCAGACCCGAGCTAGCTCCTCACCGTGGTCGCTCCCCCTGAGGTAGCTGGGCCCGGGCCGTGGGTGAGAAGGGGGCTGCAGCCTCGGAACAAGCCCCCACCCCCGGGATCCCCACCCCCTGGGGGCTCGGGGTCCTGCTCTCCGGTGCCACTGCCCCCGGGCAGCCCGCCTCCAGCGCTGACCGAGGCCAGAGCAGCCAGGGCGGTCGCCAGCTCGGCCCAGGCCCCCCGGGAGCCCAAACCCGGGCCGGCCCCGGCCCCCGCGCTGCCCCGGCAGCGCAGCACCAGCAGGAAGCGGACGGTCTCCCCCAGGTACAGATGGTTCCGCCGGGGCAGCGCTCTGTACCGGCCTGGGTCCCCCGCCAGCTCCGCGCGCGGCGGCAGCGGCACGGCCGGGAAGTACATGGAGTAGTCGCATTGAGACTCCATGGGGCGGCGAGGACCGGGCCAGCCGTGGGGCGAACCGAGCTGGGTCGGACCGGACCGGGCCAGGCCGGCGAGTCCCGACACTCGAAAGGCGCTACGCGCAGCCCAACGACCAGCCCGGTCCGGAAACCGGGGACAATGAACCCGGAACACAGACTCGGCGGCGCCGGAACCCCGGTGCAACACTGAATGACTGGCGAGAAACCGGAAACGGAAGGGGGTGTGGCCTCGGATGCCGGGTTATCTGTGTGTGGCGGGACCGTGGAGGGGGGCGGGGTCCGGGTGCAGTTAGGCTGCGGTGAGATCGTAGGACAGGACAGATGGGCTTCCTTgggaaggaaatatttaaaaaaacacccCCGCCCCTCAATCCCGCTTCTACCCGGAAGATTCTCCATCCCTACCCTTTCCGTCCTATATAAATCAAGTAAAAGTTTCGTGTCATTTATTCAGTCAACAAACGTTTCATAGTGAAATGAACATAGCCCCCCAAACAAATATATCGTTGAAAAACGGATGTATCATTCCAACTCACCATGCCCTAAACTTTCTCTGGCTCACTCCATATTTTACCTCTCCAGGGAGCTTTGGAGAGCGCTACACGGCTGCAAAGAGAAAGAGCAAAGTGGACGCAGGGGTgaggcagggctgggggtggggggggcagaggGTCCTCTGGGATTCTCAGCGCAAGGCCGAAGGCTTGAGGCCACATCAAGGCCAAGTTCCATCCCTTCCAAGGGAAGGAGAGGTTGCTCTGGCAGCCCCACACTTTATGACCTGAGTCCTAATTTGTAGTCTGATGCCTATGGGGACAGTAGCCTTGAAGGCTTGAGGGGCAGTGACACTGTAGGGGGGAATTGCTTGGCATCCAGCTTGTCTTTGTACTGTAGCTCAGGGGTAGCCAGGCGTTCACACTCCTCTTGATCTTGGGGGCTCAGTCCACTCTGAAGTACATACCCTAAAACCTTAGCTGACCCAAACTGGAAGGGGCGAAGCCTGCGGTCCTTGATGTATTTGGGATCTAAAGCCTCACCCCCTACCAGGCAATGTTGAGCCAGGGCCTCTCTGCGAGCCCGGAGCTCAGCCACAGCATGCTGCAGCCTTCTCTGGCCATATTGTTCTATGCGTTCCCACAGACTGCGGTTGAAGTGAATGTAGAGAGCCCAGTCCAGGTTGTTCCAGGCTCGCGCCCTCGCTGACAGCTGCTGCTGATCCTCAGCCATTGGTCCACTGTGGCTGAGGGCTTGCTCCCCTCCAGCCTGGGCATTGTGCATGAA contains:
- the Trappc14 gene encoding trafficking protein particle complex subunit 14 isoform X2, which gives rise to MESQCDYSMYFPAVPLPPRAELAGDPGRYRALPRRNHLYLGETVRFLLVLRCRGSAGAGAGPGLGSRGAWAELATALAALASVSAGGGLPGGSGTGEQDPEPPGGGDPGGGGLFRGCSPLLTHGPGPATSGGATTLPVEEPIVSTDEVIFPLTVSLDRLPPGTPKAKIVVTVWKREVEAPEVRDQGYLRLLQTRSPGETFRGEQSAFKAQVSTLLTLLPPPVLKCRQFTVAGKHLTVLKVLNSSSQEEISIWDIRVLPNFNASYLPVMPDGSVLLVDNVCHQSGEVSMGSFCRLPGTSGCFPCPLSALEEHNFLFQLRGDEQPPPGAKEGLEVPLIAVVQWSTPKLPFTQSIYTHYRLPSVRLDRPCFVMTASCESPVRTYERFTVTYTLLNNLQDFLAVRLVWTPEHAQAGKQLCEEERRAMQAALDSIVCHTPLNNLGFSRKGSALTFSVAFQALRTGLFELSQHMKLKLQFTASVSHPPPEARPLSRKSSPSSPAVRDLVERHQASLGRSQSFSHQQPSRSHLMRSGSVMERRAITPPVASPVGRPLYLPPDKAVLSLDKIAKRECKVLVVEPVK
- the Trappc14 gene encoding trafficking protein particle complex subunit 14 isoform X3, producing the protein MLPVEEPIVSTDEVIFPLTVSLDRLPPGTPKAKIVVTVWKREVEAPEVRDQGYLRLLQTRSPGETFRGEQSAFKAQVSTLLTLLPPPVLKCRQFTVAGKHLTVLKVLNSSSQEEISIWDIRVLPNFNASYLPVMPDGSVLLVDNVCHQSGEVSMGSFCRLPGTSGCFPCPLSALEEHNFLFQLRGDEQPPPGAKEGLEVPLIAVVQWSTPKLPFTQSIYTHYRLPSVRLDRPCFVMTASCESPVRTYERFTVTYTLLNNLQDFLAVRLVWTPEHAQAGKQLCEEERRAMQAALDSIVCHTPLNNLGFSRKGSALTFSVAFQALRTGLFELSQHMKLKLQFTASVSHPPPEARPLSRKSSPSSPAVRDLVERHQASLGRSQSFSHQQPSRSHLMRSGSVMERRAITPPVASPVGRPLYLPPDKAVLSLDKIAKRECKVLVVEPVK
- the Trappc14 gene encoding trafficking protein particle complex subunit 14 isoform X1 codes for the protein MRLLHVLPGRAAAAARGAGGGPRPLPVEEPIVSTDEVIFPLTVSLDRLPPGTPKAKIVVTVWKREVEAPEVRDQGYLRLLQTRSPGETFRGEQSAFKAQVSTLLTLLPPPVLKCRQFTVAGKHLTVLKVLNSSSQEEISIWDIRVLPNFNASYLPVMPDGSVLLVDNVCHQSGEVSMGSFCRLPGTSGCFPCPLSALEEHNFLFQLRGDEQPPPGAKEGLEVPLIAVVQWSTPKLPFTQSIYTHYRLPSVRLDRPCFVMTASCESPVRTYERFTVTYTLLNNLQDFLAVRLVWTPEHAQAGKQLCEEERRAMQAALDSIVCHTPLNNLGFSRKGSALTFSVAFQALRTGLFELSQHMKLKLQFTASVSHPPPEARPLSRKSSPSSPAVRDLVERHQASLGRSQSFSHQQPSRSHLMRSGSVMERRAITPPVASPVGRPLYLPPDKAVLSLDKIAKRECKVLVVEPVK